The segment GCCTTTGCGGTGGCTGCGCGTTGCGAGTGAACCAACGTAGCGCGTTCGTCACCGTCCGCGCGTTGTAAGATTCCGGAACCCGGAGGCTCAGCGGCCCCCCGTCCGGAAGGACGGATTTCGTGGCACAGGTCAGGACTCCGGGCCTGCCCCGGATCATGCCCGGGGCAGGCCCCAGCGCTTACGCCGGGGTGACGACGCCGAGGTCTTCCAGCGCCTCGGCCGGCGAGCGGTAGGGCGCCTCCGGACAGACCCCCGGGTCGAGGGTCTCCATCAGCTCCTCGGCTTCGCGGCGGTTGTGCGCGCGCAGCTCGGGCAGCTCCAGCGCCGTGCGTAGCAGGCGGCAGGCGCGGCGCGGGTTCTCCTGCGCCAGCTCCAGCCGCGCCCAGACAACCAGACCACGGGCCACCTCGGCCGCCTCCCCCACCCGCCACGCCGCCGCCAGACCCTGCCGCAGATGGCGCTCGGCCTCCACCCAGCGCCGCAGCTGCGCCGAGGCGAGGCCGAGGTTGAGGTGGCAGCTCGCCTCGAGCACCCGCTCGCGGGAACGCCGCCCGCCCTCCAGCGCCGCCGCGAACCGCCCCAGCGCCGCCTCGTACCTCCCGGAGGCCAGCGCCAGCTGCCCCAGGTTGTAGAGCAGGAAGGGCTCGATCTGCCCCAGGCCCAGGCGCCGCGCCAGGCGCAGCCCCTGGTTCAGCATGCGCTCCGCCTCGTCGCTCCGCCCCATCACGCGCAGGAGGTTGCCCAGATTGTTGTACGTCTTGGCCATGTCGGCCTCGTGACCGTGCGCTTCCTGGGTGGCCAGCGCCTCTAAGAAGAACCGGCGCGCGGCCTCGTGGTCGCCGGTGGAGAAAACCGCGATGGCCAGGTTCTGCAGCGCCGCCGTGCGCGCCCAGGGATCCGCGCTTTCCAGGGCGCACGCCGCCGCCCGGCGCCAGTGTTCGGCGGCGGACGTGAAGTCGCCGCGGCGGTAGGCCAGCATCCCCCGGTTCTGCTCGATGCGGGCGTCGAGGGCCGGATCCGGCCCCGCGGCGACGCCCTCCATCAGCCGCTCCGCAGTCTCGAGTTCGCCCAGGCGGATCCACAACCAGGCGGCGGCCAGGGCGAACGGGGCGCGCAACCCGCCGTCCTTCGCCCGCGCGAGCACGGCCTCGAACCAGCGACGCCCCTCCTCGAACCGCCCCTGACGGTCGAAGAAGCGGAGCAACGGCTCGGCGAGGGGGGCCAGGCGGTCGTGCCAGCCCCAGGCCGCCGCCCGCTCCCAGGCGGCACGCAGGTTGGCGTGGTCCCCGCGCATCAGCGCCAACGCGGGCTCGTCCCCGCGGTTGAGCTCCTGAACGTGGCGCGACAACCGCTCGAGGTAGTGGCGCGCGTGCGCCGAGCGCACCTCGGCCTCCTCCCCGGGCCGCTGCGCGAGCCTGCGCAGGGCCAGCTGCCGCAGCAGCGGATGCAGCCCCAGCCGTCCGTTGCGGGCCCAGACCAGGGCGCGGTCGCTGAGAACCGCCAGGGTGTCGGCGTCGGCACCCAGCACCGCCGCGGCGGCCTCGACGTCGAAGCCCCCTTCGAAGACCCCCAGCCCCGGAAAGACCCGCCGGGCGGCGGGGGGCAGCTGTTCGTAGGCTTCCTCAAGGAGGGCTTCGAGGTCGCCTTCGCCGTTGCGTGGGCGCGGCAGGTGCGGGGGCGAAAAGCGCCGGACCAGTTCCTCGGCCGGGAAGAGGTCGGCCCAGGACGCGGCCAGCTCGATGGCCAGGGGGTGCCCCTGCCAGACCCGGCAGAGCTCCTCGACGGCGGCCACGCCCTCCCCCAAAGCGGCCTGCACCCTGCGGGCGCGCTCGAGGAAGAGGGCGACCGCCGGCGACGGCTCCCCGGGGACCTCGGGGTCGATGCTCAATCCGTCGAGGTAGAGGCAGCGCTCCTCGGCCGCGCCCAGGCGCACCCGGCTGGTAGCGAGCAGGTGCAGGTTCGGACAGCGAACGACGAGGCGCGCCAGCTCGCCGGCCTGCGGGTGGAAGCGCTCGATACCGTCCAGTACGATGCAGACCGATCTTTGGTCGATGCGGGCCGCGAGGTCGTCCCAGCCCGGCCGGCGGGGGCCGGGGGCCAGCTGGAGGGCCTCGGCGATCCGCGCGGGCAGGTCGGCGTCGGCGTCGGCGTCGAGCCCCAGCCAGACCACCCCGTCGGCGAAGTAGCGCCTGCGGCAGAAGCGCTGCGCCGCCTCGATGGCCGTGCGGGTCTTGCCCACGCCCGCTAAACCGACGAGGGTGACCCAGCGCTGCCCCTCGCGCACCAGCAGCCGCTCGATCGTCTCGAGCTCTTCGCGCCGGCCCAGGTGGCGGGCCACCGGCCGGGGAACCCGGCAGGGTACGGGCTCGGTGCGCCCGTGGTCGCGCACGAAGTCGTCGAGCAGCGGACTGCCGCTCTTGCGCAGGAGCTCGACCGTGGTGGCCGGGTCGCTGAGCCCCCAGGCGCGCTCCAGACCGTAGGCGGCCTCGGCGTGCTCGCGGGCGCGGTCGAACGCTCCCCGGTGGAGCGCCTGGTGGCCTAGCTCCAGGTGGGCGCGTGCGACCCAGACGGCCACCCGCTCGCGCATCTGGTAGACCCACTCCTCGAGCTCGTGCCCCATGCACAGGTCCAGCCCCTCGGCGAAGGCGCCCCCGTACAGGCGCACCGCCCGTTCCCACGCGCCGCGGGCCACCGCGTCGATCAGCTCGTCCACGTCCGTGGCTAGCGGCGTGTACAACCGGCGACCGTGCGCGCGCACCGCACCCGGATGCGCCTTGTTCAGCTGGGTCAGCGCCACCGAGAGGCTGCCCAGCGGTCGCTTGGCCTCGGGCCAGAACAGCTCGGCGAGGAAGCGCCGCTCGCGCGAGCCCTCCAGGGCCAGGTAGGCGAGCAACAGCAGGGGTTTGGGGCGGGTGAAGCGGACCCCTTCGAGTTCAAGGCTGCCAAGCAGGCGTAGGCGCATCGCTGCGGGACCCCCGTTAAGACGTTGTTAAGGGCATTGTGGCTAAGGTCGTGGGCAAATGCAAGCTTATAAGCGTTCCTACACCTTGGGTCTATTGCTCCTCTTGGGGCTCGTCCTGGTCCTCGCGGCCTGCCAGAGCGCGGCGCCCCCTCAGTTCACGCTCGAGCTCGCCTTCTCGGGAAGCGGCGGCGGCAAGGTGCGGATCACCCCGCCGGCCGCCGAGTTCACGACGGGAACGACGCAGAGTTACCCGGCGGGTACCCAGGTCAGCCTGACCGCGACGCCCGCCGCCGGATCCACCTTCCTGGGCTGGAGCGGCGACTGCAGCGGCGGCGGGAGCTGCGTACTGAGCCTGGACGACGACAAGTTCGTGACCGCCTCGTTCAGCACCCAGGCCAGCGGCGCGCTCACGGTCTACGGTCCCGGCGACTTCAACGGCAACACCCTCACCGTCCAGCTCCCCGGCCTGCAACCCGCCGACTACGTGGCCCTGATCCCCGTCTACGCCGGCCAGGACAGCAGCGGCACCGACCCCGACGGCATCACGTACGCGATCGCCGCCCAAAACGTCGCGACCGCCTCCCTGGGCCCGGCGGCGGAGGCCGGCCCGGTCGGCCCCTACGTGCCCACGGACGCCCCGGCGCTGCAGGCGAGCCGCGACTTCGCCGCCCGGGCCCGCGACAGCGGCCTCGAGCCCCTGAACCGGCAGGTGGGGGCGCAGGGGTTCAGCGACAACTGCCCCGGCCCCTACCAAACGGGGACGACGCAGTGCGACTTCTGGGTCTTCACCGACATCGGCACCTCACCCCCCACCCAGACGCTGATCAACGCCACCGTGCAGTACGTGAGCGCCAGCGCCGTTTGGTTCGTCGAAGACGGGTTGACGGGGGACGACGTGCTCAGCGCCAACGAGCTCGCCGCGCTCGCGAACACCTTCGAAACCACCGTCTGGCCCACCATCGGCACCACCTTCGGCAACGCCGCCGACTTCGACGGCAACGGCAAGATCTTCATCGTCCTCAGCCCCAAGGTCGGCAACGCCGGCCTCTTCGGTTACGTCTATTCGGCCGACCTCTACGTCGACAGCGGCTCGGCGCCGCGCAGCAACGAAGGCGACATCTTTTACGCCACGACGCCCGGTCCGCCGATCAACCTCTACTCCTGGACGCGCGACGCCTTCCTGAACGTCGCCCTGCCGGGGACGATGGCGCACGAGCTGAAGCACCTCGTCGCCATGGGCTACCGGGTGGCCAACGGCTTCCCGCTGGAGGAGATCTGGATCGAGGAGCCCTCGGCGGAGGTCGCCAAGGAACTGAGCGGTTTCGGAACCGCCCAGGGGCGGATCCAGTCGCGCGCCAGCGACGCGCTGGCCGACCCCGAGGCGTTCCGCATCGTCCACGCGACCCGTCCGCCGGGCGCCGAGGGCCGCGCCATCTACGGCTTCAACTTCCTCTTGATGTGGCGCGCTCACGAAAAGGCCGGCGCCTCGCTGTGGAAGCCCTGGGTCCAGAGCGACCTCGTCGGCATCGCCAACTTCGAGGCGGCCACCGGACAGAGCTTCGCCGACGCCCTCGTCGACTGGGCGCTGACGTTGCTCTTCGACGACACCGCCCAGCTCGCCGGCTACGAGTACCAGAACTTAGCGCTGCGCGACGGCAGCTGGCAGACGCTCTACTACCAGCCGCTGGCCGCGGTGAGCAACCGCACCCTGCGCTCGATGGCCTTCTACGTCGGCCGCGGCACCGGCGCCGACGCCAGCGTCGCCCTGACCGTCAGCGACCCCTCGCGGATGCGGGTCGCGGTGGTGCGGTTCGCGGGCCCGCTCCCCTACTAGGAGGCGGTATGCTTCGCCGGATTCTGTGCGCGCTCGCCCTGGGGCTGCTGCCCGCGCTGGCCACGACCTACCGCTCCGTGAGCGTGGCCGACGCGGTGCAGGGCCGGGCGGAGGCCGGCTACGTCATGGTGTCCGGCCGCTTCCTGGCCTTCGGCAGCTACCAGGGGCTCGTTCGCGGCGTCATCGCGGGCGCCCGGTTCGCGCTCCCCGTCGAAGGGCAGGTGTTCGACTACTGGCCGCAGCCGGGCGCCTTCCTGGAGGTCTGGGGGGAGCTCGAGCGCGGCCCCGACGGCTGGAGGCTTCGTTTTCACAACGCCCGCCCGCCCGGCGCGGCCCGCGGGCCCCGGCCCGTGGGCCACCCCCGCCCCGGCGAGGTCCTGAGGGTGTGGTTGCGCGTGTATTCCACAGGGGGCGTCGCCGCCCGCACGGTCGGGCGGAGCGAGGACGGGCGGTCGTTCTATTTGCGCAACTACACCGGGGGCCCCGGGGTGCGCTGCCTCGTGGGCCGTCTGCTCGAGGCCGACGTCTTCGAGGTCGCGGAGAGGTGCTCGAACGATTGAGGAGGTCGAGAATGCGCGCGCTTCACCTACCGCAGCCCCTCCCGTGGCGCCGCCTCGGGCTGCTGCTCCTGCTGCTGGCCGTCGCCGGCTGCGGCGGCACCCGTCCCCCCGCCAACGTCATCGGCCGCCTGGGACCGGCCGGCGGCTGGCTCGAAGGCCCCGACGGGCTGGCGGTCTCGCTGGTGGCGGGGGCGGTCGAGGCGTCGGTCGCGGTCGTCCTCGAGCCCGCACCGCGGCCCGCCCTCCCCCTGCCCGCGGGGGTGCAACCCGCGGGCGACGCCTACCGCATCGCCGCCGACCGCTACCTCCCCGCGAGCGAACCCTTCGTGCTGGTCGTTCCCCTCCCCGAAGGCGTGGACCCCGACAGGCTGGCCCTCGCGGTCTACGACCCCGGCGGCACCCCCCACGTACCCGACCCCATGTGGTTCCGTATCCCGGGAACGCCGGCGACGGAGCTGGGCGCCTTCCTGGTCCAGCTCCCCTCGCTCCCGCAAGAGGGGCTGGTCTTCCTTCCGGTGCGCGACGACGCCGCCGACCGCCCTGCGGCCGCGGCCGGCGAGGTGCGCTCGAGCGGCGGCCTGGGGAGCGCCTGGCTGCCCCGGGGCAGGGCGATCGTCACCCCCAAGGGCGCCTTCTCCAGCGCCGCGGTCGCCGCCTTCGAGTCCGCGATGGACGCCGTCCTCGGCCTCTACCGCAACACCAAGCTGCGTCCGCCGCTGCTTCAGGTGGTGGGCGCGAAGCCGATCGTCCAGGGCCGCGGCACCCCCATTCGCATGGACTACAGCAACGCCAGCTACGGCTTCTACCTGATGCCGGCCGGTACCGGCGAGTGCGACCCCGGCACGCTGGGCTTCTACCAAACGGATACCCGGATCATGGTGGTCTGCGCCCCCGCCAACGGCGCCGTGACACCGGCGATGCGGCGCACCCTGGTCCACGAACTGTTCCACGCGGTGCAGCAGCGCTACGGCGGCAGCGCCGGCTGGTGGGCGGAAAGCACCGCGGCGCTCTCGGAAAACTCGATTCAGGACGCCGCCTTCCAACCGCAGCTGACGCCGGACTACTCGGCCCGCAGCGACTGGATTCCGCTCCCTTACTTCGGCCGCGGCGCCCACTACCGCAGCCAGGACTTCTGGTACCACGTGCTGCGGGAACGCGGGCTGGCCTTCGACGCGGCCATGGACGCCTACATGCACGAGCCCATGACGGTCGCGGGAACGAACGCCGCGCTGCAGGGGAAGCTGGCCGACGAGTACTGGCACTGGTTCAAGGACCAGACCTACGTCAAGGGCCCGGCGACCGCCCGGCCCGCGGCGGCCTGCCGGCCCGACCCCAACGCCGCGACCGGCGTGGTGCAGCTGATCGCGAACACCACCACCGAAGCCTTCGCGGACCACGGCCACAAGCGCTACGCCTTCTCGGGGGCCGTCTTCCGCTACAAGCTGCCGAATACCGAGCCCTTCCCCGTTAGGTGGCGGCTGTGGTTCACGGTCTCCGGCGACCCCCTCACCCCGAACGACCGCAGCGCCATCGACACCCGGTCCTGGAGCTGCAGCTGGCAGGCGGGCCCCGCGGAGGTCCGGGTGGCCCCCGGGCAGACCTTCGAAAGCGGCGCCCTGGCCGCCAACCTCGACCTAGGCGCGGCCAAGGACGACGAGGCGACGCTGGTGGGGGGCGGGAAACCGTTCCGGCTGCACGCCAAACCCCTGCGCGGGGAGGTGGTGCTCGAAGGACCACCGGGTGGGCTGAGCGCGGACGTGACCGAGCTCGGCAGCCTCGGTTCGACGAGCTACGCCCTGACCGAAACCTCGCCGGGAAGCGGCAACTACCGGATCAACCTGCCCGTGGGCCGCTACGACATCCGTACCAGCGCCCCCGGCGGCTACGCGGCCACCTACCGCAACGTGGTGGTCCAGGAAGGCGTCGCCGCGACCCCGACGCCCGACGGCGCGCCGGGGCGCGAGGTCGTCTTCCTGGGGCGGTCGTCGGGCGGCCCGCTGAACCTTTACCTCTGGGACCTCGACCAGGGAACGGTGCGCGCCCTGACCTCGTTTAACGACGACGCCTGGGCCGATCCCGCGGCGCAGGCCGTCTCCTTCGCAGCCGTACGCACCGCTGCGGGGGAGCTGGTGGCCGTGATGCTGCAAGACCCCGGCTCGAGCGGCTCCGAGACGCTCTACCGCCTCGGCCCCGCCGACGCCCAGGCGGTGACCGTGGCCAGCCTGCCCGGCAGCTACCAGCTCAGCTACGTCAACCTGAGCTTCCAGGACGGCGGCAGCCTGCCGGCGGCGCTGCGCTACTTCGAAGACACCCTCGGCACCCGGCAGCTGCAGATGATCGACCTGCAGACCGGTGAGGTCGTCTGGACCGCGGACGTGAGCGGCTACGCGACCCAGTGCGGCTGGCGCCCCGGCCGCAGCGTCTGGGCCGGCGGGTACCTGCTGGGTTGCGGGAACATGAACCCCGACGCCAGCTGGACGGCCCTGGTCGCGGCGGTGCCCTCGCCGCAGGGCGGATACCAGGGCACCATCGGACGCGACCCCGCCTTCATGCAGTTCGAAGGCCCCGCCGACTTCGGCGGCCTCGACTTCGGCGGCTCGATGCTCTTCGTGGAGCGCGCCCTCTACCCCGACTTCACCGAGGCCACCGGCTTCGTCGTCAACGCCGACACCACGAGCAGCACCTTCGTCGCGCTGCCGGGCGAAGCCCCCTACCGCTGCAGCCCCGCACCCGGGCGAATGCAGGTGGCCTGCCTGCGCGCCGGCGGCGTGGTCGTGCACACCGTCGACCCCGCCGGTACGGTCACCCGGACCGAGAGCTTCGCCCTGCCCGCGGGGTACGCCATCGAAACCGGCCAGCTGGACGCGATCGACTTCGTGGAGCCGCTCGAGCGCTGAGCAAGGAAACGCGAGCCGCGAGGCGCTCCCGGGCGCGCGGCCCCGCGGTGCCCACAAGAACCACCGCCTCGGAGTTCCGAGGCGGTTGGGGCGTTCGTTTCGGGGCTACCCTTCCTGGGGACCCTTCCACAGCAGCCGGCCGCAGCTGGGGCAGCGCACCACCTGCTGCCCCTGGTAGACGCGCTGGGCCACGTGGGTGGGCAGCTGCACGCTGCAGGCGCTGCAGCGGTAGACGCCCCCCTTGGCGTAGACGAGCGCCACCCCCACGCCCTTGCGGGCGCGGCGGATGGCCTGGTACTCGCGCAGCAGGTTCTTGGGAATGCTGGCCGCCATCTCCTCGCGCTTGGCGAACTTTTCCTGGTACTCGGCCTCGAGCTGGGCCACGCGCTCGGCGTTCTTGGCCTCGAGCGCGTCGAGCTCGGGCTTCATCTCGGCCATCTCGGCCTCGAGCGCCTGGATCTGCTCGGCCAGGTTCTCCATCTCCTCGAGGATGGGCATGGTCAGCTCGGTGAGCTCGTCGATGCGGGTCGAGAGTTGCTGGATGCGGTTTTCGAACTGGGTCTGCTCGCGCACGCTCGAGGACTGCATCTGCTCGTCCTCGGCCTGCTTGCGCTTGGCGGTGAGGTCTTTGATCTCCAGGTCGTTCTGCTTGTACTCGCGCTGCAGGGTCAGGTAGCGCTCCTTGAGCTGGCCCAGCCGTGCCGACAGCTCGGCCCACTTCTCGCGGGCCTCGATCAGCTCGGGCGGCAGCAACTCCTGCTGTTCCTTGATTTTATCAAGCTCTTGGTCGCGCTCCTGAAGGGTGTACAAGTCGGCAAGGGCACCCGCAATATTCACGTCCTCCATCATAACACCCTGACGCGCTCAGGCGTTTTGACGGTTCGAGCAGTCGTCCGCCAGCACGCAGGCGTCGCATTTCGGCTTGCGCGCGGTGCAGACGTAACGGCCGTGGAGGATGAGGGCGTGGTGCACGAAGACCCACTTTTCCCGGGGAAAGAGTTCCTCCAGCTCGGCCCCGATCTTCTCCGGGGTACCCGCCCGCGAAAGGCAGAGCCGGTGCGCCAGCCGCGCCAGGTGGGTGTCCACGGCGATGCCCGGCACCCCGAAGGCCGCCCCCAGCACCACGGTGGCCGTCTTCCAGCCCACCCCCGGCAGCGCCATCAGCGCCTGCTTGTCGCGCGGCACCTCGCCGCCGTGCTCGGCGACCAGCCGGCGCGCCAGCGCCACCAGGTTGCGCGCCTTGGTGCGGTACAGGCCGATGCGGCGGATGTAGGGCTCCACCTCCTCGGGGGTGGCCGCCGCCAGCGCCTCGGGGGTGGGGAAGCGCTCGAAGAGGGCGGGGGTGGCCTCGTTGACCGAGCGGTCGGTGGCTTGGGCGCTGAGCACGGTGGCCACGAGCAGCTGAAAGGGGTTGGCGTGGCGCAGCTCGGTGCGCGCCTGGGGGTAGGCGGCCTCCAGCTTCTGGAGGATGCGCAGGGCGCGCGCGCGTTTCTTGGTCTTGGACTCGCGCGGGCAGCGCAGCTTAGCGGGCGCCATGGGGCCGATTATACTGGCCGCATGCGGCGCCCCAAGCGCGGTCTGATCGTGCGCGAGCCCTACGCCGGCTGGATCGTGGACGGCGTGAAGACCTGGGAGATCCGCAAGCACCCCACCCGCGTCCGCGGCCCCATCGGCATCGTCAGCGGCGGCCGCCTCATCGGGCAGGTGGACGTGGCCGGGGTGGAGGGGCCCTTCAGCGCCGAAGAGCTGCGCGCCCACGAAGAACGCCACCGCGCCGGAGCCTTCCTGGAGGCCTACGCCCGGGGCGCGCCGCTGTGGGCCTGGGTGCTGGAAAACCCCCGGCGCTACTCCGTGCCGCTCCCCGTGCCGCCGCGCCGGGGGCGGATGCTTTGGGTTGACCTCGCCGAGGTTCCCTGGCCCGGCTCGGACCAGACCGAGCCGTAGCCGACGTAGACGATGCGGTCGGGCTCGAGCGCGGTGCGAACCTCCTCCCGGTGGCTGCTCACCACCAGGGTGATCCCCGCCTCGCGCGCGAGGCGGGCCAGCGCCCGGGCGAGGCGGCGCGCGTTCGGCCCGTCGAGGTGGGCCGCGAACTCGTCGATCAGCAGCAGGTCGGGCCGTCCGGCGAGGAGCAGCGCCAGCAGGAAGCGTTCACGCTGCCCGGTGGAGAGCTGGTCCGGTAGCGCGCGCCAGAGCACCGCGTCGGCCAGGCCCATCCGCCCCAGCAGCTCCGCCGCGGCCGGCACGTCCTGCAGCCGGCGCGCCACCCGCTCGAGCAGCACCTCGTCCCCCGCAACGGGCTCGGCGACGCCGGGCAGGTAGGCCTCGACCCGCCCCTCGGGCACGTCCACCCAGCCGGCGTCGGGCATCTCGTCCCAGAGGAGGCGCAGCAACGTCGTCTTCCCCGCCCCGCTGGCGCCCCAGAGCAGCTGCACCGTTCCCGGTTCGATGCGCAGCTTGACCCCGCGCAGCACCCGGCGCTCGATGCGGCGGCGGCGCACCCCGAAGGCCTCGAGCATCCCCCGCACCTCCGGCGCCAGCTCCTCCAGGTCCAGGTCGCTGGCGTAGGCCTTGTCCACCCCGTGGAAGACCACCGGGCCCGCGAGCCCGCGCACCCGCCCGTAGCTCGGCCGGTAGAGCCGCCCACGGTGCTCGACGGCGTAGGGGTCGGACTGCAAGAAGCGCCGCATCCGCCGCGCCGCCGCGTCGGTGAGGGGGTAGGCCAGCACCGGGCGGCCCGAGGCGGTGTCCCACAGGTAGCGGAAGCCGGCGTTTTCGAAGAAGGGGTGGTAGCGGGCCATCTGCGCCACCGTGCAGGCCAGCTCCTTGTCGCGCCGTCCGTCGGGAACGCCGCGCTCCACCGCCCACTCGAGCGCCAGCCGCACGATCCGCGCCCCCAGGCCGTCCGAGCGGTAGTCCGGATGCACCACGACGCGCGCGACGCGCGCGGCCGCCACCCGCACCCGGTCGATCGCCCGCTGCGCCGCCTCTTCCCAGGACCGCCCCTCGGGCAGCAGGTCCTTGACGTCGAAGGTGGGGTGGAACCAGTCTTCGGGAAAGACCTCCTCGCGGATCCGCCGCTCGATCCCCCCGGCGGTGCGCCGGTGCATGGCGGGCAGCGGCGGGTCGAGCCGCAGGTAGGCCACGATGGCGGGCTCGAAGGGCAGGCGCTCGACGAGCTCCATGACCAGGAAACGGCTCGCCGGGGTGGAGCCGCGGATGTCGAGCAGCCGCCCCTCGCCCTGCCGGCAGCGGGGCTTGGCGGCCGCCCGCACCCGGCGGCCGTCGGGGCAGCGCCACACCGCCACGGTCTCGTGGTCCGAGGCGTGGTGGTACTGCTCCAGCTCGGCGATGGCCTCGTAGTCGGGCTCGGACCGCGCCTCGCGCACGCGCAGGGCGTAGCCGTAGAGGGTGCGGGCGTAGACGCCGGAACGCGCGTGCTCGACCTCGCGCGCGAAGGGGGGCCAGTGCACCCGCCCCGCCCGCTCGAGCACGTAGTCGTTCGCGTCGAGCAGGTTGCCCGCGGCCCCGCCCCGGATCCGCAGCTGCACCTCCTCGCCCTCGCGCAGCCAGCGCGCCGCGTCGCCGCTCATCCGCAGCGTGGGGCCGCCGGCGAGGTCCACCTCGCCGAACCAGCGCCAGTAGACGCGCCGCGCCGCGATGCGGTAGTTCATGCGTCCAGCCTACCGCGCGGGGCGCCGGGGCAAGGCCGCGCCCTGGATCAGTAGGCTTTGGCGAAGAGGACCCGCTTGCCGTAGGCGCTGGGCTTGCCGCAGCGCACGCAGACCCCCTCCTCGTCGGGGAAGTCGAAGGGAATCAGGCGGGTGGTCGCCTTGGTCTCCTCCTGGATGGCCTTCTCGCAGGCGGCCTCGCCGCAGTGGAAGGCGGCGGCGAAGCCCTGCTCCACCTGCGCCTTGAAGGCGTCGTAGTCGTCCACCCGGCGCACCCCGGCCTCGCGGAAGGCGAGCGCGCGCTCGTAGAGGGCGCGGTGAAAGGCTTCGAGCCGCTCGGGCAGGAGCCCCGGCAGGTCGCGCAGGCCGATGAACTCCTTCTCGCCGCCCAGCCGGCTCTTGAGGACCGCGTGGCCGGCCTCCACGTCGCGGGGGCCGATCTCGATCCGCAACGGCACGCCCTTGAGCTCCCACTCGTTGAACTTGTAGCCGGGGCTGTACTGGTCGCGGTCGTCGGTGTGGACGCGCACCCCGGCGCGCCGGATCTCGCGGGCGAGCGCGCGGGCGGCCTCGAGCACCACCTCACGGGTGTTCTTGCGGTAGATGGGCACGATCACCACCTGAACGGGGGCCAGCTTGGGCGGCAGGATCAGCCCCTGGTCGTCGCCGTGGGCCATGATGATGGCCCCGATCATGCGGGTGGAAAGCCCCCAGGAGGTGGTCCAGACGTACTTCTCCTCCAGGTCCTGGTCCTGGAAGGTGATCTCGAAGGCGCGCGCGAAGTTCTGCCCCAGGAAGTGGCTGGTGCCGGCCTGGAGCGCCTTGCCGTCGCGCATCATCGCCTCGATGGTGGTGGTGTAGACGGCGCCGGCGAACTTCTCCTTCTCGGTCTTCATGCCCTCCCACACCGGGATGGCGGCGTAGTCGCGGGCCAGCTTGGCGTAGACCCCCAGCATCCGCCGCGTCTCCTCCTCGGCTTCCTCACGGGTGGCGTGGGCGGTGTGCCCCTCCTGCCAGAGGAACTCGGTCGTTCGCAGAAAGGGGCGGGGCCGCTTCTCCCAGCGCACCACGTTGGCCCACTGGTTCATGAGCACCGGCAGG is part of the Oceanithermus desulfurans genome and harbors:
- a CDS encoding carboxypeptidase-like regulatory domain-containing protein; the protein is MRALHLPQPLPWRRLGLLLLLLAVAGCGGTRPPANVIGRLGPAGGWLEGPDGLAVSLVAGAVEASVAVVLEPAPRPALPLPAGVQPAGDAYRIAADRYLPASEPFVLVVPLPEGVDPDRLALAVYDPGGTPHVPDPMWFRIPGTPATELGAFLVQLPSLPQEGLVFLPVRDDAADRPAAAAGEVRSSGGLGSAWLPRGRAIVTPKGAFSSAAVAAFESAMDAVLGLYRNTKLRPPLLQVVGAKPIVQGRGTPIRMDYSNASYGFYLMPAGTGECDPGTLGFYQTDTRIMVVCAPANGAVTPAMRRTLVHELFHAVQQRYGGSAGWWAESTAALSENSIQDAAFQPQLTPDYSARSDWIPLPYFGRGAHYRSQDFWYHVLRERGLAFDAAMDAYMHEPMTVAGTNAALQGKLADEYWHWFKDQTYVKGPATARPAAACRPDPNAATGVVQLIANTTTEAFADHGHKRYAFSGAVFRYKLPNTEPFPVRWRLWFTVSGDPLTPNDRSAIDTRSWSCSWQAGPAEVRVAPGQTFESGALAANLDLGAAKDDEATLVGGGKPFRLHAKPLRGEVVLEGPPGGLSADVTELGSLGSTSYALTETSPGSGNYRINLPVGRYDIRTSAPGGYAATYRNVVVQEGVAATPTPDGAPGREVVFLGRSSGGPLNLYLWDLDQGTVRALTSFNDDAWADPAAQAVSFAAVRTAAGELVAVMLQDPGSSGSETLYRLGPADAQAVTVASLPGSYQLSYVNLSFQDGGSLPAALRYFEDTLGTRQLQMIDLQTGEVVWTADVSGYATQCGWRPGRSVWAGGYLLGCGNMNPDASWTALVAAVPSPQGGYQGTIGRDPAFMQFEGPADFGGLDFGGSMLFVERALYPDFTEATGFVVNADTTSSTFVALPGEAPYRCSPAPGRMQVACLRAGGVVVHTVDPAGTVTRTESFALPAGYAIETGQLDAIDFVEPLER
- a CDS encoding InlB B-repeat-containing protein, which codes for MGLLLLLGLVLVLAACQSAAPPQFTLELAFSGSGGGKVRITPPAAEFTTGTTQSYPAGTQVSLTATPAAGSTFLGWSGDCSGGGSCVLSLDDDKFVTASFSTQASGALTVYGPGDFNGNTLTVQLPGLQPADYVALIPVYAGQDSSGTDPDGITYAIAAQNVATASLGPAAEAGPVGPYVPTDAPALQASRDFAARARDSGLEPLNRQVGAQGFSDNCPGPYQTGTTQCDFWVFTDIGTSPPTQTLINATVQYVSASAVWFVEDGLTGDDVLSANELAALANTFETTVWPTIGTTFGNAADFDGNGKIFIVLSPKVGNAGLFGYVYSADLYVDSGSAPRSNEGDIFYATTPGPPINLYSWTRDAFLNVALPGTMAHELKHLVAMGYRVANGFPLEEIWIEEPSAEVAKELSGFGTAQGRIQSRASDALADPEAFRIVHATRPPGAEGRAIYGFNFLLMWRAHEKAGASLWKPWVQSDLVGIANFEAATGQSFADALVDWALTLLFDDTAQLAGYEYQNLALRDGSWQTLYYQPLAAVSNRTLRSMAFYVGRGTGADASVALTVSDPSRMRVAVVRFAGPLPY
- a CDS encoding zinc ribbon domain-containing protein, with protein sequence MEDVNIAGALADLYTLQERDQELDKIKEQQELLPPELIEAREKWAELSARLGQLKERYLTLQREYKQNDLEIKDLTAKRKQAEDEQMQSSSVREQTQFENRIQQLSTRIDELTELTMPILEEMENLAEQIQALEAEMAEMKPELDALEAKNAERVAQLEAEYQEKFAKREEMAASIPKNLLREYQAIRRARKGVGVALVYAKGGVYRCSACSVQLPTHVAQRVYQGQQVVRCPSCGRLLWKGPQEG
- a CDS encoding ATP-binding protein, whose translation is MRLRLLGSLELEGVRFTRPKPLLLLAYLALEGSRERRFLAELFWPEAKRPLGSLSVALTQLNKAHPGAVRAHGRRLYTPLATDVDELIDAVARGAWERAVRLYGGAFAEGLDLCMGHELEEWVYQMRERVAVWVARAHLELGHQALHRGAFDRAREHAEAAYGLERAWGLSDPATTVELLRKSGSPLLDDFVRDHGRTEPVPCRVPRPVARHLGRREELETIERLLVREGQRWVTLVGLAGVGKTRTAIEAAQRFCRRRYFADGVVWLGLDADADADLPARIAEALQLAPGPRRPGWDDLAARIDQRSVCIVLDGIERFHPQAGELARLVVRCPNLHLLATSRVRLGAAEERCLYLDGLSIDPEVPGEPSPAVALFLERARRVQAALGEGVAAVEELCRVWQGHPLAIELAASWADLFPAEELVRRFSPPHLPRPRNGEGDLEALLEEAYEQLPPAARRVFPGLGVFEGGFDVEAAAAVLGADADTLAVLSDRALVWARNGRLGLHPLLRQLALRRLAQRPGEEAEVRSAHARHYLERLSRHVQELNRGDEPALALMRGDHANLRAAWERAAAWGWHDRLAPLAEPLLRFFDRQGRFEEGRRWFEAVLARAKDGGLRAPFALAAAWLWIRLGELETAERLMEGVAAGPDPALDARIEQNRGMLAYRRGDFTSAAEHWRRAAACALESADPWARTAALQNLAIAVFSTGDHEAARRFFLEALATQEAHGHEADMAKTYNNLGNLLRVMGRSDEAERMLNQGLRLARRLGLGQIEPFLLYNLGQLALASGRYEAALGRFAAALEGGRRSRERVLEASCHLNLGLASAQLRRWVEAERHLRQGLAAAWRVGEAAEVARGLVVWARLELAQENPRRACRLLRTALELPELRAHNRREAEELMETLDPGVCPEAPYRSPAEALEDLGVVTPA